In the genome of Diabrotica undecimpunctata isolate CICGRU chromosome 2, icDiaUnde3, whole genome shotgun sequence, the window tttttattttttagcatttcAGTAACCTTTCTGGTGACCTGAAGATCAAcagcaaaattttattttaatttcgaaACCTGTCGTtaaaagtgtaatactttgattTTGAGTAagtcttatatttatttatttattcaaccTTGTATATAAGTTTAATTTCATATAGCTACACTATTAGCATATTCATCTCATTCACTTATAGGATAAAGCGGGGTTATATGGACCACTTTTTTTTATCAAGATATATTGTACGatgtattaacattttattaatgaaaaatatatCAATATACTTAGTGGCCTTTTCACTAATATATATCCATATATAATATCTCAAACATTTAAATAAAGTATATAAGgacattttttcaaaattgtttctCTGGACCAGTTAATCTAAGCGGTTGGGTTAGCTGGACCATCGGTGGGCCAGTTAACCTAACCAGTGGTCCACCTAACCTGATTAATCAGATTGATTCTTTTTAATCTTCCTAATCAGATAAGATACTGCAGGTTGATAAAAATACATTGTAATTAATCTTTTAACCTGTATTTAGAAacaaatattaacaataataataataaacaattattaacaaatattatattcagtcacatcaatattaaaataaaacatattctCATATCGAATATTTAACTGGACTTGGTAAAATACACACTATATcctcataaaaaataaaactggGATCCTCGTCTGTGTATTTAAAACGATTTGAAGGAttctgcttctttaaaaaaaataatttcataacCGTTATACAGTTTTTTTATGACTTCTGCAGCATAATTTCGGAATTTTCTTACCGTACACTTTTACAATAAGGTAATTTCCTACGTCATTACTTCATTGCGTCATTGAGTCACTTCAGACTCAATTTCATCAAAGCAATCAGAAGAATCTTCATATGGCGGTTTTTCCTCTGATTCAGATGAGGAGGATTGGAGAACTTTACGGGTAACCTTTTTTTGTGCGGAcgttttttttctaattttattttgtcgTGCTTCGAACCTCTCTTCAAGTTCAGATTTTACAGGAGTACTAGTTAATATCATAGATTTAACCTTTCTTCTGTTATTATTAGATTTTCTAGGAGCTGCTTTTACAAATGGCCTAACAGTTTCTGGAAGAACAATTTGTTTTTCTTCGCCAGTTTTATTACTGAGGCAAACCTGCTATATTTTCGTCACTCTATCGGGATATTTCGAACATCCCGGCTGGCTatgtcaaatttatttaaatcgtTATCTTGATCCATTTGAACGTCTGAAGCTTCATTTGAATTAGATTGGCCTATCTCTTTGGACATATTGGCATTTGAGTCAGATCGTTCGATCGCTTTAGACATATTGGAAGAGTTGCCGATACATGCGTCATTCGTTAAAATAGAGCTTTCCAATGGTTCTAAGCATCGGTCTGTAACGAATAACAGTAGAAAATCAGCGCCTGTGTCAAATCAACCACTGTTAATATTTTGCAATGTAAATGCCTTTGGATAGGCATCACCTATAAGCTTGGCAGCGTcgtatatattaattatattgcCGGGGTGATTATCATCCACCTATTACTAGCatcataataatatttttaaaaggacCAAATACTAATAAATCTAACGGCTATAGCTTGTGACTACAGTGGGGTGGGAATGTTAAGAGGATAATTCTACTTTTCTTAGTATAATCCAGAGCCATTAAATTTAAATGGCTCTCATGGTTATTTAGCAAAATTAATTTGGGCCTTTTAGGGATTGGTCTCTCACAAGTGACAAAATGCTTTAAAACATCTAAAAATAGGTCTTCCTGCATCCATCTCGACAATGTGGCATTTACTTTAGTTCCAATAGGTGCGTTTTTCAACATAATATCCTTGAAATGTTTTCTTGGGAAAATTAGATAAAGGATAATAACTCTTCCTGTACAGCCTACTATAGCACATAAGGTGACTAAAGTTCCTCTTTCTGCTGAGGTAACTTATCCAACTTGTCGTATACCTTTGGCTGCGATTATTTTTGGCGGTTTACGAACAGTTAAACACCCTAGAAGAAAatagattaaaattaaaatcaatgtattcatatttttaagtaaatatatatatatatatatatatatatatatatatatatatatatatatatatatatataacttgaCAAATAGAAAAATTATATATCTTGCGGTTCAAGATTATTGGTTTCTAAAACTGttttcaaattttgataaaatatggCAACATTATGACGGTTGAAGCTCGAGACTCGGCTTACACTAGTTTGCTCTGGCGTTCTAAGAGAAAGATTATATCTCTTCAGAAAAGCCAGTATCCACTTTTTTCCGGCCATCATCTACTTAGTCCAATTTTCTAaaccttttctaatatttttttggtttgctgTAGCATAATCAAAGGCCAGTTTACGTACTTCCTTCAGAGTTAAGCCGTAGTTCATCATTGATGCTTGTTTAATATATTTGGCAAGGGCCTCTTCTTCGGCATTAGAGAAAACCTTCAGGTGTTCATTCTTAGGACTAAAATTCACATTTTCAAATCCAATAACATCGGATTTAGCTTTAAATCTCAACAACGTTGTTTTAGGTATTTGAAACTCTCTTGAAGCTTTTCGAACTCCCAACCTATTTTCTACTACCTCTCCAACTCTCCTCTACTACTACCAAATGAACGATTTTCCGTTGTTCTTTTACGAATACGTGGCATTGTAACCTGTAAAATTAAAAGATTTTGTTATAATACGTGCGAAAATGTTTGTGGGGCTAACTGGACCAGGACCAAGTAACCTGACCTACAAGTGGTCCAGTCAACCCCACTGTAAAAAATGTTATTCGAATATTTTTCATGTTTATCATTTCGTAATAACTTATAATTTGCATAAACACGTATTCTATAATAGTTATTGTACTTATCTATTCAGCCGCTAATAAAATACAACTAAAACTGAATCCCAAAAATGTCGTCGCAAAAATACGTTAAAAGTAACTTTCGACCTTAAAAAACCACAATCAACTGCAGACGAAACAACAATTAAAGGTAGAGCGTACCTATTCTGCACGGGGTTTCGGTATAGCTCGGGGATAATCGACAAACGTTTAACAGCACAATACAGTGCCgcgaaaaaattgaaaatacggTGGTCTAGTTAACCTGACGGTCCAGTAAACCACACTGTCCCCTACatatttaactaaaaaatactaattcactatttttgttgggaatgagccacaattttactttaaaattaagtttatttgacgtttcgagtTCCACTTTGGTAATCGTaacacaaaacattaaaaaagtaaacaaattttaaataaatataaggttaaatgctcgaataaatgaactttgatcaaataaaaggcatatatcgagcacagtttaatttaatcttgcccaagtactttcgatccctagatcatcttcaggggcatttcgtcaatttcggcctatccgacaagaacaaaatgtcataaacatataattgtacatcacactacactacaaaaggacaaacaaacactttaaaattattgaaggaaagctacattgcgtgcagaagccggagacagattgggtcgaaagtagggtaagagctaaacatttaaaaacgaaaatagcTTCTAAACCCGAACGATACAATGTGGAAGGACTCCAAGATACAGAATCAAAAAATAgagaatattaacaaaatataacagATTAAAACCTGAAAACATAATATATGAATATTGGGAAGAGTGCAGAGACATCATGAGAGAAGCAGCTGAAGAATTACTATGCATGAAAGATAATCAAAGAAGAACAATAACGAATGACTATTTTGACAAAGAATGTTAGAttataacagaaagaaaaaacagacagagtctttTTGTATGCAACAGGGACACAGAACCCGATAagcagaggaggaatataaataAGTTCGTAAAAAAGAGAAGATCTactacaaaaaagaaagaaaatatgaaCAAAGAGCTACAAGAACTACAAAAACTAAGCAAGCCAATAGAGACAAAAAAAATTACCAGAAACTGAACGAaagcagaaaagaattcaaacataAGAAGTGAATAGATAAggagggtaatatattgacaaaacagcaagaaaatgttttagattatattgatatattaaaagttcgtttgtaatactccatttaacgtttttttataaaaatagtacttttaaatatgtgttctgactatgccatacgctaaataaaaaataaatgctcCACTACTGACACGCTCCTTGGTAAAACTCATAGGGACAGCTAAATGATACGATAACCTAACAGATCACGCTTATGactcattttatttaatatttaccgGAGTTATAGTAACATATTAATATCACGCAGTGATTATCAGTACTGAGAGCcgttgaaaattaaaattattaccaGATCATATTACCGGAATTAATTTTAGAGTAATTCCGGATTATCATAATTATATctctatataatataataatgtataaatcTTAAAATTAACTACTACCTCAGACAATATTGTGTATAAAATATTGTCCGATAAGcgacattatttatattttaggaaGTATCtttataaaatcatttaaaatgaGTCTTAAATCATAATGACAgtatgttaaattaaaattaatggaTGTAGTCCAAGGGAGTATAAAGAATCACGTCATTAAACTGTAACTGgaaaacgaaaagaaaaattatgaaATGGATTTTCAAACCATACCTATCAATAAAGtaaagaaatatataatatacttTTTAATTTGATTAACTTCTTTTTCTAAATTATAAGATATGAACAATATTATTGGTATAATTTTGTCCAGCCAAATGTCGGTCTCtcaattcattttatggccgcaaGGTATTACTGAATTATAACAAAGGTATAATTTTCGATTACGTTATGAATATTAGATACAAACTAAGTTTTCTACTTAAAAATCGATCAGTAGTATACATAGTAGAGAATTTACAAAGCTCTCAAAGCAATATTTGTTCAGTTCTGGTAAACTAATGTTATTAAAGCAATCAAGTTTAGTGCTTCTCATAATATGCGGTAACCACCAATTTTGGTTAATTAAATCTGTCGTCGGATATCGATATCAAAATGTTTAGTAGACCTAGTTATTTCCATAATAAATATGACATGTGTTTTTAAAATTTCGGTTTCAATTATTATGAATAGTAGTGTTAAACAACCTTTAAATATaatttcgattttatttaaaataatgaacTATATTATTAGAttcaaataaacttaaataaataaaatgtttaagaaataatatttaaatagatTTATAAATATTTGGGTTTATTCGTGGCCGTGTTTTTTATGGTCTATATGTgtattttctgtgtttttgctaTGGGTATTGTATGAACTGGATTTGCAGTAAGGTTTTCTTTATACTGCAGCGGTTCTCAACCTTTTAGCACTGGCGCCCCCTTTGAACACTGAAGATAGCTGACGCCTCCCCTCCAGTCAATAATTGGTTGGTTCAAGTAAGAACAGTGAAATAGTGAAACTGACGATGCGATCTCTACGTTAGCAACAGCTgggatgtaaaataaaaatccagATATATTTAAATACGAAAGTTTATTTGACGTCTCACTAAACttaacattgtttatttatttgagaaaaagaataataaaaaaatcaaatacgcATATAAAGTTGAAAGTCTTGTATGAGTGTTTTTGCACTTTCAATGAGAGGGTTGGCATTGTCTGTTCATGACAAGTTTTTCGATATTCGGTTGAAACTGTGTCAGAGCACACCTCAAGTCACTTTCAACGTCCAGCCTTGAAcggtattttgattttatatacgcCAATGCAGAAAAAGCAGATTCGCAAAGATATGTGGATGAAAACTGGACTAATAACTTCGCAGATACCAAAGTCACTTCCGGGTAAACAGGAAAGTAGGTTAACCAAAATTCTTCCAAGTCCATGTTTGCAAAATCTGCTTTTGCTTGTGAATCACATTTTAGGTAAATTGCCTGCTCTTGAAGGTTAACTGGAAGAATGTCAACTTCGATATGAAAAGAATCTCTTGTCAACTTAAATTCCCAGTTTTCCGAGCTAACATCTGGAAAGTACTGTCGAATTTGATTTTTCAGTTCTTCCAAATGCCGTGATATGACGTCTTTCAAATCCGAAACTAGATGTAGTGGAAGGGTTTGAATATCATGGAGGAGGTCGTTCAGTTTAGAAAAAGAGGAAAAGTTTGGCTTGGAACTGTGAAGGCGGCGTTGCCAAAGCGATATGTTTTCTATCAACCCCTTAATTGCATCATAAGTGTTTAAGAGATTTTTACGGCCTTGAAGCTTTAGATTCAGGACATTAATTGTCTTAAAAAAGTCAGACAAATAAGCCaagtaaaagatatttttatcatctgtaaatcttctgtGAAAATCTTCTTGTTTTGAAGtcattaacaaaattttaacttttgattttaaattgtataaTCTTTCAAGCATATTTCCTTTAGATAACCACCGGACTTCTGTATGAAACAGGAGAGTTTTCTGATCACTATTCAGTTCTTGACATAGTGCCTGAAAGAGCCTAGTGTTTAATGCGCTGGATTTGATGTGGTTAACTATTTTACTTGCTAAGTTTAATGTGACGTTGAGAGGTTCAGGTAAAGTCTGACTAGCTAAAGCTTGTGTGTAAATATTGCAGTGAGAACCAATTATCCTATTGTTCTTCTTTTCTGCCAATTCCATAAATCCAGATCGACATCCTGTCATGGCTTGGGTCCCATCAATACATATGCCAATTACTTTCTCCCATGGAAGTTCATTGATTACTAAAAAACCTTCAAGAGCAGAAAATATGTCAATGGCTTTAGTTGTTGTTTCAAGAGATGTTGAAAACAATATTTGCTCCAGGAACCATTTCCTGTCAATAAATTGACAGTAAAACAATAACTGTGCATGCTTTGAAATATCAGTTGTTTCGTCACACTGTAAAGAAAAAAACGGTGAaccttttaatttttgcaatagttGATTTTTCAAATCCAGAGCCATGTGATCAATTCTACGTTTTACTGTGTCGTTTGAGAGAgaaattttttctactttcttaCAACTGTCTTCAGTACAACTGTCTTACGGTACAACAAGCAGTAAGTAAACAAGGTTTAATTAGTGACTCACCAATAGTATGtgattttttgtctttaactatAAAAAGTGCTATTTTGTATTATGCTTCCACAGCTTTCTTATTTTCAACACGAAAATTTGCAGTAGAGTCAAGTTTCATACGTTTTAGGCTGCTTTTATTGCCAAAAAAGATTCTGGGCCTTTATCTTTCAAAGAAGAATGGTTTGTAATTAGATGCCGTTCCAAAACGGCATTGTCCGGAGCGCATTGCATCATTACTAAAAACAGCATGGCAGTTGACACACTAAGGTAAATGACTGCTATTTTTCTCCATAAAGGTAAAACCATacttgatattaaaaaaaatgtcttaGAAAATTTTCAAAGCTGTTATACAACACTATTAAATAATTCACAAACAATCACTCTGTTATTAAATAACGATTACACTGATTGCTACAAACAGCACACAGACGCTGCCGACTGAGACTGACGCGTGAGACGAAGTCACTGAACTGGAGCCAGGAGTACTTGCAATACAGTGTTGGTAAATATACTTTGCGCTCCTACGATGTTGCCATATACAAGACTGTCGTGTTCAACTCAGGTTGTGTGTTTGAGTAAAACGATTTTAATCacgtttaaataaagaaatatttctaaacaaaataaaaatacgaaatacaaaatattttgttttttaacaaaatatatatttttgaatttttttttttctttgtgttcTCACGCCTTCCCTGAAATTCGCTCAGGCCCTCAGGGGGGCGCGTCCCCAGGCTGAGAACCACTGGTACACTGTGTTGCTGTCGTCTGGTTGTTTTTATCCTGAGTTTATGACTTCTCTTTTACTGTTATTTCCTTTCCTTGAAGTTATTCCCTTGGTATCTTCTTATAATAAATGACCTTCTAGTTTTATCTTTTGAATTGATTGTTTTGCGTGTCTGAATAATTTATAATCATTTTGTGTCTTTTCTCGTAGGAACTattactttttgatttttttattttcttcattgatgTCTGCGGTTAGTTTACTGTCTGTTTTTGAATAAGCTTATTGTTTTTATTGCAAATTGTATTTTATATGGCATCATTATTTGCACTTTGTTTCGATGGAATGTTCCAGTTTTAATTCCATTCACATGGTCTATTTTAAGATTGTGTTGTAGTTTCTTGAGTTTGCTTT includes:
- the LOC140433828 gene encoding protein FAM200A-like; amino-acid sequence: MALDLKNQLLQKLKGSPFFSLQCDETTDISKHAQLLFYCQFIDRKWFLEQILFSTSLETTTKAIDIFSALEGFLVINELPWEKVIGICIDGTQAMTGCRSGFMELAEKKNNRIIGSHCNIYTQALASQTLPEPLNVTLNLASKIVNHIKSSALNTRLFQALCQELNSDQKTLLFHTEVRWLSKGNMLERLYNLKSKVKILLMTSKQEDFHRRFTDDKNIFYLAYLSDFFKTINVLNLKLQGRKNLLNTYDAIKGLIENISLWQRRLHSSKPNFSSFSKLNDLLHDIQTLPLHLVSDLKDVISRHLEELKNQIRQYFPDVSSENWEFKLTRDSFHIEVDILPVNLQEQAIYLKCDSQAKADFANMDLEEFWLTYFPVYPEVTLVSAKLLVQFSSTYLCESAFSALAYIKSKYRSRLDVESDLRCALTQFQPNIEKLVMNRQCQPSH